From a region of the Eretmochelys imbricata isolate rEreImb1 chromosome 6, rEreImb1.hap1, whole genome shotgun sequence genome:
- the LOC144267033 gene encoding LOW QUALITY PROTEIN: uncharacterized protein LOC144267033 (The sequence of the model RefSeq protein was modified relative to this genomic sequence to represent the inferred CDS: deleted 2 bases in 1 codon), protein MAAAGPAQQLRVAFEDVALYFTREEWGLLSRPEKQLYRDQMLRNYRALVSLGSSGSKPDLIHRIELGEAELWIWDAEGSRIHSRPESPSSAGHGIPGGTQTQSECGESMVGTQDPTSHRGIHTQDAVHPWGKFSQRPNLITHQRLPMGRCPHQCIDCSKRFRNPFALTQHQCMPTGERPYCCADCGKSFAKSSALKTHQRTHTGERPYRCADCGKSFAESSKLRIHQRTHTGERPHRCADCGKGFAQFAHLKRHRRTHTGELPYNCTICGKGFAQSSSLRTHQCAHTGERPYCCADCGKTFAESSTLRIHQRTHTGERPYRCTDCGKGFAHSSTLRKHQRTHTGEQPYHCSDCGKSFAESSKLRIHQRVHTGERPYHCADCGKSFAESSKLRVHQRTHTGERPYRCTDCGKGFAQFAHLQRHQRTHTGEQPYNCTDCGKGFAQSSRLRTHQRTHTGERPHRCTDCGKGFAQSSTLRIHQRTHTGERPYHCDDCKKSFSNASTLTRHQRTHTGEQLYRCANWGKRFSNANKLTQLQRMNTREQPDHCAVCGKGFAHSSNL, encoded by the exons ATGGCTGCAGCGGGGCCGGCGCAG CAGCTGCGGGTGGCGTTTGAGGACGTGGCTCTGTATTTCACCcgggaggagtgggggctctTATCCcggccagagaagcagctgtaCCGGGACCAGATGCTGAGGAATTACCGGGCCCTCGTTTCCTTGG GCTCTTCAGGTTCCAAACCGGACTTAATCCACCGGATCGAGCTAGGGGAGGCAGAGCTCTGGATCTGGGATGCCGAGGGCTCCAGGATACACTCTAGGCCTGAGAGCCCCTCCTCAG CAGGGCACGGGATCCCGGGAGGAACGCAGACACAGTCTGAATGTGGGGAGAGCATGGTAGGAACACAGGATCCCACATCCCACAGAGGGATACATACACAGGATGCAGTCCATCCCTGGGGTAAATTCAGCCAGAGACCAAATCTGATTACACACCAGAGACTCCCCATGGGCCGGTGTCCCCATCAGTGCATCGACTGCAGCAAGAGGTTCAGGAACCCGTTCGCACTGACCCAGCACCAGTGCATGCCCACCGGGGAGCGGCCGTACTGCTGCGCTGACTGTGGCAAGAGCTTTGCAAAGAGCTCAGCCCTGAAAACacaccagcgcacgcacaccggggagcggccgtaTCGCTGCGCTGACTGTGGCAAGAGCTTTGCAGAGAGCTCAAAGCTGAGAATacaccagcgcacgcacaccggggagcggccgcaCCGCTGTGCTGACTGCGGAAAGGGCTTTGCACAGTTTGCACACCTGAAAAGACACCGGCGCACGCACACTGGGGAACTGCCATACAACTGTACCATCTGCGGCAAGGGCTTTGCCCAGAGCTCAAGCCTGAGAACACATCAGTGCGcacacaccggggagcggccgtaCTGCTGCGCTGACTGTGGCAAGACCTTTGCAGAGAGCTCAACGCTGAGAATacaccagcgcacgcacaccggggagcggccgtaCCGCTGCACCGACTGCGGAAAGGGCTTTGCACATAGCTCAACTCTGAGAAAacaccagcgcacgcacaccGGGGAGCAGCCTTACCACTGCAGTGACTGTGGCAAGAGCTTTGCAGAGAGCTCAAAGCTGAGAATACATCAGCGCgtgcacaccggggagcggccgtaCCACTGCGCTGACTGTGGCAAGAGCTTTGCAGAGAGCTCAAAGCTGAGAGTACACCAGCGCAcacacaccggggagcggccgtaCCGCTGCACTGACTGTGGCAAGGGCTTTGCACAGTTTGCACACCTGCAAAGACACCAGCGCACGCACACTGGGGAACAGCCATACAACTGTACCGACTGCGGCAAGGGCTTTGCCCAGAGCTCAAGGCTGAGAACAcaccagcgcacccacaccggggagcggccgcaCCGCTGCACCGACTGCGGGAAGGGCTTTGCACAGAGTTCAACCCTGAGAATacaccagcgcacgcacaccggggagcggccctaccaCTGTGACGACTGCAAGAAAAGCTTCAGCAATGCCAGTACGCTGACCAGACatcagcgc acacacaccgggGAGCAGCTCTACCGCTGTGCCAACTGGGGTAAGAGGTTCAGCAATGCCAACAAGTTGACCCAGCTTCAGCGCATGAACACCAGAGAGCAGCCGGACCACTGCGCTGTCTGCGGCAAGGGCTTTGCACACAGCTCAAACCTCTGA